The Candidatus Schekmanbacteria bacterium RIFCSPLOWO2_02_FULL_38_14 DNA segment TGATGATACTCCCTGTTCTCTATTATCAATCTTCTTCTTTCAAGCGCCCTTTCAACGCTTAAAAGCAAACTATCAAGATAAAACGGTTTTGTTATATAGTCATAAGCTCCTATTCTCATTGCTTCTATTGCAGAGTCTGTATCAAATGAAGAAGCCACCATAACTACTGCTATATCTCTGTATTCAGAGATAACCCGTTTTAGAAGCTCAATGCCGTCCACAACAGGCATTTTAATATCAGAAAGTACCAGTTCAACGTTTTCATTTTCAAGTTTTTCCAGAGCCTCCTTCCCGTTTACAGCGGTTGAGCAGTAATACCCGTGGTGTTTCAAGTGTTCTGAAATCAGCTTCCTGATATTCTCTTCATCATCAACAACAAGAATTTTTTCTTTTTTATTAGTGGACATTTCTTGTTAGAACCTCCTCAACAGCTTTAATTAAATTTTTTGTCTGGAAGGGTTTTTCCAGAAAAATATTACCTGTCTTCTCTAAGAATGATATTGTATTGGGATTAACTGTGTCTCCGGTAATAAAGATAATATTTTTTGCAATTAATGGGTTTTCAATTTTAACCAGATTGTACAGTTCCTTCCCGTCTAAAGAAGGCATCTTAATGTCTGAAACTATTAAATCATAGCTTTTTCTCTTGATTTTATGAATTGCATCGTTTCCATTCCCTGCAAGGTCAACTTTGTGCCCGGCACTCTCCAGCGCCTCTTTAAGCAAAGCCCTTATCATCTCTTCATCATCAACAACAAGAATTTTTTTACATCCGGCTGAATTAGCTTTTTCTATTTTTTCAACAGCATCATGTTTATCTGCCCCTTGAATTACAGGAAGCTCAATAAAAAATGTTACCCCTTTATCTTCATTGTTCTTTGCATAAATCTTTCCGGCATGTTCTTTAACTATTCCGTAGCTCAGACTCAATCCAAGCCCTGTCCCTTTCCCAACAGGCTTGGTAGTAAAAAATGGGTCAAATACACTTTTTAAATTCTCCCTAGGTATCCCTGTTCCGTTATCTTTAAAAGATATACGGATAAATTTTTTCTCTGCGTCTGACTCTTGAGTTTTAATGACTTCTGTCTTCACAATAAGTCTTCCGCCATTATTAGCCTCAATCATTACCTGTTCTGAATTTATTACAATATTTAAAAATGCCTGTTGAAGCTGATTAAAATCAGCCATAGTTTTTGGAAGAGTGGGGTCAAGTTCCTCTATAACCGCTATATTTGATACCTTCATTTCATAGGCTCTCAGTCTCATGGTATTTTTATATGCTTCATTAATATCAACATAGGTTTTCTCGGGTTTTTTCTGTCTTGCAAAGGTTAACAGGTTCCCTACAATCTTTGCTGCACGGTTGGCTTCATTAAAAACCTTTTCAGCATCGCTCTTCAATGATTCTTCTTTTGCCTTTCTCATCAACAACTGGGAATACCCTATTACACTTGTAAGAGGGTTATTTAGCTCGTGAGCAACACCTGAAACAAGCTGTCCCACTGCTGCCAATTTATCAGCCTGAAGGAGCTGTTCCTGAGTGATTTCCAGTCTCTGCAATGTATTTTTCAATGTTTCGTTTGATTCGATAATCTTTCTCTCGGCAGCCTTCTTCTGCGTAATATCCTTCATAACATGGATGGAGCCTGTTATGTTGCCTCTAGAGTCAAAAAGCGGTGTAGTTGAAACAAAAAACAGATTCCCATCGAGAAAGCCCTTCCCTTCAATCTCTTTTTCACAATATCTCCCGGTGCTCATGCTTTCTGCATGTGGACAATTCTTCTGAAATTCAGCGCCACAGTTAAAAATCTCGTAACATTTCTTCCCAATCAAATCTTTAGGCTTCATGTTTAGTTTAAATGCTAAGAACCTGTTTGCCCTCGATATATTAAACTCCTTGTCATGTATCGAAACCATATCAAACATCGAATCAAAGGTATTTTCCCATTCGTTTTTTGCCCTGAGGATATTCTCAAAGAGTTTAGCATTGTGAATTGAAACACTGACCTCTCTGCTTATAATTTCAAAAAGTTCTGCATCTTCTTCTCTATACGAATTGGGTTCTTGTCTGCCTATTGAGATAAACCCAATAATCTCATCCTTTGAAGTTAAAGCGTTTGTCAGCATCGACCTGACACCAAACCTTTCAAGCACTATCTTCTCTCCAAAAAACTGGGCTTCTTCTTTAAGGTCTTTGCGCAAGAGAGTCTTTCTTGTTGTTATACATTGCTCAAATGCAGTTCCTTCAATCGGAGCAATTACGGGTTTTTTTAAAATAACAAATTTATCTTTAAAGAAATATAAAATATCAACCTGTTTCTTTGAAATATCAAACAAATGAATTCCTCCAAATTCTGAGGGAATTACTTCCGGAATTCTTTTAGCAATTATCTGCACAATTTCATCAATATTATGTGTTTCGCTGATAAATTTTCCGAGTTTATTTGCCATCTCAATCTGTTTTGCTTTTTTCTTTGAATTTTCATAGAGCAATCCATTCTCAACACCAATTCCTATCAGTCTTCCGATTGAACCAAGAAGGGTAATTTCATCTTGTCTGAATTTTTTATGATATTTACTCCCAATAGCCATAACCCCTAATACTTTATCCTCCTTTGACTTCAAAGGAATATAGGCGCCTGATTTTAACCCCTCGCTTTTTACTGCTTCAATGTTTAAACGGGGAATATTTCTTATTTCTTCAAGTGCTATTGTTTCCCCTGTGGTAAAGGCTTTCCCTACAAGCCCGTCATCAGCCTTGAGAGTTATAACCGCGTTTATAAATTCCTCTGAAAGACCACAGGAAGATTTAAGCACGAGGCTATATGTTGGTTCATCAAACAAAAAAATTCCGCCAGCATCAATTTCTAAAACCACTAAAACCTTCTTAAGGGATGTGTCTAATATTTCCTGAAGGTTCAAAGAAATGCTTACAACGCTTAATATTTCGGAAAGAGAAGTAACCATTTTATTATGTTTCAAAAGCTCACTTTCCCTCTGAGCAATATTTTCTGTCATTTCATTAAATGTATGGCATAGGAACCCGAGTTCATCATTTTTCTTTACACATAAACGTTCAGATTTTTCTCCTTTCTCAAATATTTTAGCGGACTGAGTAAGTTTTCTGATAGGCTCTGTTATGATTTTCCTCAATGCTACAAAAAGGCATCCTCCTATAAAAGATGAGAGTAAAACAAAGCCTGCAATGGTTTCTAAAAAATTAATAAAGAGGTGTTGCTTAAGCCTTTTGAGGTCATTTGAAACAAACACTAAACCAGTAATATCTTTGTTTTCCTTATCTCTCTTGAATGGAACAATCACCTCATAACATAAATCCTCATCATCTATTCCACTACTAAAGTTTCCATTGAGCATTGCCTTCTTAATTTTTCTAAAAACTTTTTCATGCTTCCATTTCTTATTCTGCAAAAAAGATTCTATTTTTTCCCCATTTAAATTATTCTGGGATGATGCAACTATTCTAAAATCCTCTGATATCACAAAAACTTCCAATAAGGATTCCGGGATATCTTTGAAATTAGCAAGAAACTTGCTCTCATTCTTCATGACACTGTGGCAGGAGCTGCATCTCTCGTTCCTTGTTGTGTGTTCCACCATTGTTTGTAAAGATGGAATTTTATTATTTATAATCAGAAAGCTTGCTGCGTTTGAAACACCCAGGGCAATTCTTTCAGTTTGTGTTATGTAGTCATTAAAAGAGTAATTTTTCTCTCTTTTATATTCAATATATGTCCCGATTGATGTGGCAAAAATCAGAATTGTTACAACAACTAAGGTAATCTTGAAAGAAATTGAGTAGTAAAATTTTACAGAACCTTCTTTTTTCATCTAAAAACACCTTTCAAATTTTATCCACCTTTTTTGAATTATTTTTCTTTTGTTGGTCTAACAACATAAACAATCGTTTATGCAATTTTCGTGCCAGAAAATTGTCTATTTTAAAATTCATTGAAGTTATTGTTTTTATTAATAATTATTTTAAAAAAGTTAATGGTTTTAAAGCAGTTTTTCTCTAAAAAGTGACAAATTTAAAAATTTAGCGTGATTTTATTGACAGCAGGAGTTGCTAATTTTTTAAATTCCTCAACAACTCTTCACTATGATTGACAAACTATAATTTTTTTTATAAAAAATAAGATAGTTGGCTGATAACTGAATTTTTATTAACTTATTAAGCTGATAGCTTGAATATGAAATGCCCGACATGTGACAAGCAGGTTAAATTCAAAAATAATCTTTTTCGTCCTTTTTGTTCAGAACGATGCAAGCTGGTTGACTTAGGACATTGGTTTGAAGAAAGGTACATTATAAAAGGACAGGAAGATGAAAGCGGAGAAAAAAACAGTAAAGAACTTCCTGAAGAAAATCAATCTTCCAAAGAAAAAAAATAGTCTTTAATCTAAATTTTCTTTACATAAATATCCCTTGCAATCTCATAATCCATGGCAAGGGTTGTTTCTTCAAAAACTATAACAAAACTCGGCTGCCTCTGATGCACTTTTACAATCGTTCCCGGAAATAATCCCATTGATGTAAGCTTATCAAGGCGACCGTGCTCTGAGGTACACATATAAGAAATCTTCCCCTCCTCGCCTGCCTTTAAGGATTCCAGTGAAACGAAAACGCTTTCTAAACTATCTCTCTTTTCCCCGCAACACATTCCCGGAGGTATCGGCTTTCCGTCAGGACAAAACCTTGGATGACCAAGAAGGGTACAGATACTGTCTGCAACTTCGTTATTCAATATATGCTCAAAATCACATGCCTGCGATTCAGCTACTTCATTATCCTGCATATCAAGAACATCAAAAAGAAGCCTTTCAGCCAATCTGTGCCTTCTTATTACCAGCATTGCCTCTTTTTTCCCTTTATCTGTCAGGGTTATCCTGTTTTCAGAATCAACTGTAATCATCTCGCTTTCAATAAGATTTGTAATTAAATCATGTATAATATCTTCTCCGAGAGATTTTTTAACCTTATCAACCTTAACCTCTCCCTCATCAGCAAGAACACCTATCAACTGCAATGCCTCCTCACGGTTTTGGGATGTAATCATAATGTTTTCTCCTTGCAATATTCTACAGTAAGGTTCAGGAATTCAATGTTGTTATTCAAAAATTTTAACTTTTAATCTGTGGTTTTGGTTTTTGACTTCTGAGTTTTGAATTTGGTTTATATTTAACTCCGGACTTCTTCAACAATCTCACACAAGCGGTACATATTGTAAGAACAGATTGAGCAACCCTCCTATCAGGATTGCATAAGAAAAAATAAAAAGAGTCATAAGCATAGCTCTTTTCATACCCTGTTCTTTGATTATCACAAAGAAATTTGCAAGACAAGGAACAAAAAGTATCATCACAGCAATTGCAACTGTTACCTGATGAAGGTCAAGATATCCCTTTTCAGCAAGCTTGAAAAGCCCTGCAACCCCATAGTCCCTGCGCAGGAATCCAACAATAAAAGCCTCAGCAGACTTTTCTGGAAGCCCTAAAATCCCATGGACTACAGGACTTATTCCCCGCTCTACTATCTTGAGAATTCCTAATTTGCTGAAAGAGAAAAGTACAAAAGTTCCGAGCAAAAAAAGAGGAACAGCCTCTTTCATAAACCACTTGACCCTGTAATACGTTTTTACCAGAATATTATAAATCTTTGGAACTCTCAGAGGAGGAATCTCGCTTAAAAAATCTGATGATTTCCCCGGAAGTACCTTTGCAGCCAGATACCCTACAATTAAAAGTTGCAGTAAAACTGTAACAATAACTATAAGCAGTGCCTTTGATGACATGCTTCCAAGCATCCCAAGTACTACACCAAGCTGTGCAGAGCAGGGAATTCCAAGGGCTAAAAGAAGGGTTGCAATTATCCTCTCTCTTCTTGTATCAAGAATTCTTGTTGTAAGAACAGCCATCGCACCACAGCCAAGCCCAAGAACCATTGGAAGCACTGCTCTTCCCTGAAGCCCTATTTTTTTAAAAATTTTATTTGACATTACTGTAAGCCTTGGCAAATAGCCTGAATCTTCCAGAATTCCAAAAAAGATAAAAAAGAATCCAACTATTGGAAACACGATTGCAACAGAATACTTAATCCCAACAGTTATCAGCCCGTATTCTCCGACAAGAAGCTCATTTATCAGCCCAAAAGGGATTGCTTTGTTTAATATCTTTATTACTGCTGGATTTATGTATTGCCCGAAAATAACCCCTTCGAGAAAATTAACCACAATACCTGCGCCAACTATTCCAACAAGTTCATACATTAAAAGCAATACCATCAACAGTATTGGAAATCCCCAGAAAGGATGCATACATAAATTGCTGGCTTTTTCTTTCCATGCCTTTGGCTTCTTTCCCTCAACTTTAACGCATTTTTCAAATATCTCATTTATCTTCTGTTGTTTCTCCTTGAAAATTACAAAGTTTAACGGCTCTCTGAAATATGATTTCGTATTATCAACAATCCCTCTGATTAAATCTGTTGCCAAATTTGGTTTTATCTTTTTAAGATATTCAAAAAGATTCTCATCTTCAGCCACCAGCATAAGAGACAAAGACCTTTTTGAAACTGATATATCAGGAATGAATTTGCCTATCTGTTTAACTGCTTCTTCTATGCGTTCGTTATATGTAAAATTAAAAGATGGTTTCTTGAAATCATTGAGCCCTGCCTTCAGTTCAGGAATCCCCCTTCTTTCTGTTGCAATTGCTGGAATTACTTTTATTCCCAAAATCTCTGAAAGTATTTTAGTGTCAATTTCTATTCCCCTATCTGTTGCCTCATCATAGATATTTAAAACTAATGTTAATGGAAACCCCATCTCAACAAGCTGAAAAGTAATTAAAAGTGACCTCTTCAGGTTCTTTGAATCAGCCACCTGAATTACACCAACAGGATTTTCAGTTAAAAGAAGGTCCCTTGTAACTCTTTCATCTTCTGAACGGGGCATCAGGCTATTTACTCCGGGGCTGTCAATTAGTCTGATTTTGGATGGATTCTTCCCGGGTTTTGGCAGAAATATCTCTAAAACTCCTTCTGTTACTTCTACCGTTGTACCCGGATAATTGGATACGGTTACATATTTTCCTGTCAAAAGTCCAAATATAACGCTCTTGCCAACATTCGGATTGCCAACGAGTATTATAGCTGGTATCTCTTCACCATTTTTTGAAATAGCTTTTTTGTGTTCCATTTGTTATAAATTAAAATTGAGACTCAGTCTCAAAATAATTTATTTGTATTTTTTTGTCAAGTCATTTTTTTGATTTATTCCCCTAACTCTTTGAAGTTGACTAATTCTTGAAAAAATGTTTTAGAAAGATTTATGTTTTTTAATTTTCTAACTTTACAATGATACCTGTAGAAGAAGCACGCGATATCATATTAAGAAGCATAAATATTCTTGGTAAAGAAGAAGTAAACCTTCTAAACTCCTTAGGAAGAGTTATTGCTGAAAATGTTTATTCACACCTTACAATCCCTCCATGGGATAATTCAGCAATGGATGGCTATGTAGTTATATCAAGCGATACCAGACCCGCATCAAAGAAAAATCCTGTAAGACTTAAAGTTCTGGAAGATTTGCCTGCAGGCAAAGTATCTGATAAACAAATAAAAAGCGGTGAAACAATAAGGATTATGACAGGCGCACCTATACCGCTTGGCGCTGATGCTGTGGTGATGGATGAAGAAACCCTGAGAGATGGTGAGTATGTCAGGATATTGAGCCCTGTTATTGGAAAAGAAAATGTAAGACCCCGTGGTGAAGATATAAATACAGGAGATTTACTTATTAAGGAAGGGAAAATCTTAACTCCTGCAGATATAGGCATAATGGCAAGTATTCAGAAATCAAGAGTGCAGGTGTTTCAGAAACCGAGGGTTGCTGTTCTTTCAACCGGAGATGAACTTGTTGATATTGACGAGCCCATAACAAGAGGGAAAATCGTGAACAGCAACAGCTACTCTCTTGAAGCACAGGTTAAAGATGCAGGAGCAATACCGGTACACCTCGGAATTGCAAAAGATACCAAAGATGACCTTCAGAAAAAACTTCTCTCATCTTTAAGTTCTGACATCATCATAACCTCAGGAGGAATTTCAGTTGGCGATTATGATTTTGTCAAAACTGTTCTTAATGACCTTGGAATGGAAATGAAGTTCTGGAAGGTTGCAATGAAACCTGGAAAACCATTAGCCTTTGGAAGTATTAAAGGAAAACTAGTTTTCGGACTGCCGGGCAATCCCGCTGCATCTATGCTCTGCTTTGAGCTTTTTGTAAGGCCTTCAATTTTTAAAATGCAGGGAAGAAGTGATTTATTCAGAAAGGAAGTGGTTGCAGAGTCTCTGGAGGATATAAAGAAAAAGCCCGGAAGAAGGCACTTTGTAAGGGCAATAGCTTCTTTTAAGGATGGGCAATATTTCTTCAAAACTACAGGACCTCAGGGCTCTGGAATGCTGACATCCATGATGCTTGCAAACAGTATTGCAATAATCCCGGAAGACTCAACAATTCTGAAAAAAGGAGAAAAGACTAAAGTTATATTGCTTGATGAAAGGATTTAAACTATAAAATTCTAATTTCTAATTTCTAAACAATTTCAAATGACCAAAATCCAAAATTCTAAACAGTATTACCAAAATAGTTTTGAACATTTAAATTTAGAATTTTGGATTTGTTTAGAATTTCGTGCTTAGTGCTTAGAATTTTTCCTTATAAAGGAGAATTTAGTGTTGCCACCAATTATCTCAATAGTAGGAAAATCTGATTCAGGAAAAACTACATTAATAGAAAAACTCCTGCCGGAGATTTTAAGAAGGGGTTATAAAGTTGCAACTGTCAAGCACCATTCACACAATGATTTTGATATTGATGTGGAAGGAAAGGATAGCTGGCGCCACGCTAAAGCAGGCTCAGCAAAAGCAATAATCTCCTCGCCAACAAAGTTTGCAGTGATAGGTAAAACACAGGAAGAGACAAGCTTAAATGAAATCCGTGCAAAATATTGTGACGGAATAGATTTGGTCCTCACTGAAGGATACAAAAGTCAGAATTATCCTAAAATTGAAATTTTCAGAAAAGGAATGCACAAGGAACTTCTCTGCAAGGATGATGATGCGCTTGCCGCAATAGTTTCAGATATGAAGTTTGACAGGAATGTTCCTCAGTTCTGGCTTGATGACGTGAAAGGGATTGTAGATTTTATTGAAGATAAATTTTTAAAGCCAAGCACTAACACAGAGGAGGTTTTTTTAAAAATTGATGGCAAAGAAATTCCTCTAAAACCCTTTATTCAGGAGTTTTTCAAAGGGACTATCAGCGGAATGCTTAAAGGGCTTAAAGGAACCAGCAACGGAAAACATGTTAGCTTGGAAATAAGGTTTAAGGATAAGTAGGTGTAAAAATTTCAAATAACAAAGCTCAAAGTTCAAATTAAATAAAAAAATCCAAATAATTAAAACTTATATTATTCTGGTTTTGACATTCATTTGACATTTGAATTTTGTTATTTGAACTTAGGTAATAAATGTCAAAACATTCTCAAAACATTTCCTGTTTCCTCCTTGCTGGAGGACAGAGCAAGAGGTTCGGGCACAACAAGGCTCTTATAAAGATAGGAGGAGAAAGATTAATAGACATCATAATAAAAAAGCTGTCAGAAGTTTTTCCTGAAGTTTTTTTAATAACCACCCCTCGGAACAGCTACCAGGATATTCAGATAAAAAAGCTATTTGATATCATACCAAACAAAGGCTCGCTTGGCGGTGTTTATACCGGACTTGTGGAGTCAAAAACAAGCCACAGCTTCTTTTTTGCCTGTGATATGCCTTTTATAAACGTGGAATTAATTAAATTCATGCTTGGAAAGAAACCGGATTACGACCTGTTAATCCCAAAAACTGAAAAAGGGCTGCAGCCCCTTCATGCAATCTATTCAAAAGCCTGCATTCCCCATATAAAAAAACTTATAGATGAGGATAATTTTAAAATCCTTGATTTCTTCGATATGGTAAAAGTAGAATATATTTCTGAAAAGATATGCAGGAAATTTGACCCTGAAGGAAATATCTTTCTTAATATAAATACTCTTGAAGATTTAAAGATTGCAGAGAAAATGAATTTGTAAAATAATCCCAAGGCTCAGAGGCTAAATTGAATCTAATAGCAATCTGTAGAAACAGACCTTTAGGTCTGTTATTAACAGGTCTAAAGACCTCTTTCTACAGTTTCCCAAAAGCGTATAAAATTTTAGTAATATCTTTTTTCTTAAGCCTTATACCAATAGTTTCGTATTCTGCTCAGGAACTTTTAAAAGAGCCCTGGGACAACACTGTATTCCCACAAAAGACAACAGGAATTGAATCTTCTGATGAAAGTAACTTTGTTAATTTTTTCAGAAGTCCTATAAAATATTCTCTTGCTTCAGCTGTAAAATTTTATCAGTATGCCATATCTCCTGTTATTGGGAGCAGATGCTCTATGTATCCAAGTTGTTCGCAGTATAGCGTCCTTGCACTGAGAAAATACGGAGGACTGGTCGGTTTTGTAATGACTGCTGACCGGCTTATGCACGAAGCAGAAGAATTGCAGTCAGGACCAATTATAGAAAAAAAAGGAATTTACCTTGTTTATGACCCTGTTGAAAACAACGACTTCTGGTGGAACAAGTAGAGACTCTTCAATGACAGCTTTTACTCTTGCTCTTCTTGTAGTTTTTTTCTTCTCCACAGCCAACTGCTCTTTTAGTGAAACAGCAGAATTCCCTGAAAAACTTTTTCAGTTTGCAGAATCACTTTTCAGGGAAGCTGAATACTACCGCGCCATAACAGAATACAAGCGTTTCATATCATATTATCCTGAAAACCAGCTTGCAGAAACTGCAGTGTATCAGATAGGGAATTGCTATTTTCAGGCTGAAAAATGGGATGAGGCAATAAAAAGCTTCGAGGATTTTAATGAAAAACACCCTGAATCGCCGCTTGTAAAAGATACGCTTCAAAAAATGGGCGAAGGTTATCTTAAAAAAGGTGATAAGGAAAATTCAAAAAAAATATTTGATTTAATCAATGAAAAATACCCGAAAGACGAAGCCGGCAATAAAGCAAAAATCAGTCTTGGGACGCTCTATCTTGAACACCATGAATGGAATAAAGCCTCAGAAGTTTTTAGCAGGGTTGAGGAAAGAAGCAGATACAAAACATTAGCTGACAGGCTGATTCAGGGCTCAAAAGAGGCAGAAAGGCTTCCAGGCAAATCCCCTGTTTTGGCAGGAACTCTTTCTGCTCTAATTCCGGGAGCCGGACAGCTTTACACAGGGAGAAGGCTTGACAGCCTTGTTGCTTTTTTGCTGAACGGAGTTTTTATATTGGGTGCAGTTGAATCCTTCAATAAAAATATTTATGTGGCTGGAGGGATTCTTTCTTTCTTTGAGCTTGGCTGGTACTCTGGAAATATCTATAATGCCATCNNNNNNNNNNNNNNNNNNNNNNNNNNNNNNNNNNNNNNNNNNNTTGCCTGAAACCTGTCAAGGTATATATATATAACAGGTGTTATGTAGAGAGTAATTAGCTGTGAAAAGATGAGCCCGCCAACAACTGTGAGTCCGAGCGTCTGCCGCGCCTCACCGCTTGCGCCAAAAGCAAGCGCTATCGGGAGCGTCCCCATAATGGCAGCCATTGTTGTCATCATTATTGGACGGAAACGCACAAGGCAGCCCTTATAAATCGCTTCTGCAGGAGATTTCCCTTCCCTGCGTTCAGCCTCAAGAGCAAAGTCAATCATCATAATAGCATTTTTCTTCACTATCCCCATAAGCATTATAAGCCCTACAAAGGCATAGATATTCAAATCTTTTTTAAAAATAAGAAGTGTTATCAGCCCTCCGACACCTGCTGACGGAAGTCCTGAAAGTATGGTCAGGGGATGTATGAAGCTCTCATAAAGAATCCCCAGCACAATGTATATCACAAGTATTGCCACAATCAAAAGAAGCCCCAGACCCTTTGCTGAAGATTCAAATGCCTGCGCAGTTTCCTGAAAACTTGCTGTGATTGTTTGCGGGAGGGTTTGGTCTGCAAGTCTGTGCACGCTTTCAACAGCCTTGCTCAAAGGAACTCCGGGCTTCAGGTTAAAGGAAAGAGTTACTGCAGGTATCTGGCCTAGATGATTAACTGTAAGTGGTCCCATGCCAATCCTGA contains these protein-coding regions:
- a CDS encoding ferrous iron transport protein B, with amino-acid sequence MEHKKAISKNGEEIPAIILVGNPNVGKSVIFGLLTGKYVTVSNYPGTTVEVTEGVLEIFLPKPGKNPSKIRLIDSPGVNSLMPRSEDERVTRDLLLTENPVGVIQVADSKNLKRSLLITFQLVEMGFPLTLVLNIYDEATDRGIEIDTKILSEILGIKVIPAIATERRGIPELKAGLNDFKKPSFNFTYNERIEEAVKQIGKFIPDISVSKRSLSLMLVAEDENLFEYLKKIKPNLATDLIRGIVDNTKSYFREPLNFVIFKEKQQKINEIFEKCVKVEGKKPKAWKEKASNLCMHPFWGFPILLMVLLLMYELVGIVGAGIVVNFLEGVIFGQYINPAVIKILNKAIPFGLINELLVGEYGLITVGIKYSVAIVFPIVGFFFIFFGILEDSGYLPRLTVMSNKIFKKIGLQGRAVLPMVLGLGCGAMAVLTTRILDTRRERIIATLLLALGIPCSAQLGVVLGMLGSMSSKALLIVIVTVLLQLLIVGYLAAKVLPGKSSDFLSEIPPLRVPKIYNILVKTYYRVKWFMKEAVPLFLLGTFVLFSFSKLGILKIVERGISPVVHGILGLPEKSAEAFIVGFLRRDYGVAGLFKLAEKGYLDLHQVTVAIAVMILFVPCLANFFVIIKEQGMKRAMLMTLFIFSYAILIGGLLNLFLQYVPLV
- a CDS encoding molybdopterin-guanine dinucleotide biosynthesis protein B, which codes for MPPIISIVGKSDSGKTTLIEKLLPEILRRGYKVATVKHHSHNDFDIDVEGKDSWRHAKAGSAKAIISSPTKFAVIGKTQEETSLNEIRAKYCDGIDLVLTEGYKSQNYPKIEIFRKGMHKELLCKDDDALAAIVSDMKFDRNVPQFWLDDVKGIVDFIEDKFLKPSTNTEEVFLKIDGKEIPLKPFIQEFFKGTISGMLKGLKGTSNGKHVSLEIRFKDK